In a genomic window of uncultured Sphaerochaeta sp.:
- a CDS encoding SDR family NAD(P)-dependent oxidoreductase translates to MKFTLRLEQELPPVLRGLTFDGQKGLFIHRTEGKKVDLTLPAARVGDSVEEKAGAWKALLDAYTEARRLYPAVIGFEGLELQFGLGTNYDEAVRAEGVSALPVLPPSTSRADVVRDKIALVTGGAQGFGEGMVRSLVEHGAFVFIADMNAEGAQKLADELNYEACITVAKSIPVNVTDELSVMQMMDEVASQTGSLDLFISNAGVLRAGSVKSMALKDFQFVTNVDYTGFFICSKFASQQLALQNAASHAYYTDIIAISSKSGLEGSNKNGAYAGAKFGTIGLTQSFALELVEDNIKVNAVCPGNFLDGPLWSDPEKGLFVQYLAAGKVPGAKTIADVRRFYEAKVPMNRGCRTEDVMKAILYIVEQTYETGQAVPVTGGQVMLN, encoded by the coding sequence ATGAAGTTTACCCTACGCCTGGAGCAGGAGTTGCCCCCCGTCCTGCGGGGTCTGACCTTCGATGGCCAGAAAGGCTTGTTCATCCACCGGACCGAGGGAAAGAAGGTCGATCTCACGCTTCCTGCTGCACGGGTGGGGGATTCGGTCGAGGAGAAGGCCGGAGCGTGGAAAGCCCTTCTGGACGCTTACACCGAGGCAAGGAGGCTTTATCCTGCTGTCATCGGATTCGAAGGTCTTGAACTGCAGTTCGGACTGGGCACCAACTACGATGAGGCGGTGAGGGCCGAAGGGGTGAGTGCCCTTCCTGTCCTTCCCCCCTCCACCAGCCGCGCTGATGTGGTGCGCGACAAGATTGCCTTGGTCACCGGTGGTGCCCAGGGATTCGGGGAAGGCATGGTGCGATCCCTTGTCGAGCACGGGGCGTTTGTCTTCATTGCCGATATGAATGCGGAAGGGGCGCAAAAGCTTGCCGATGAGCTGAACTATGAGGCGTGCATCACGGTTGCCAAGAGTATTCCTGTCAATGTCACCGATGAGCTTTCGGTCATGCAGATGATGGATGAGGTCGCAAGTCAGACCGGCTCGCTCGACTTGTTCATCTCCAATGCCGGGGTGCTCAGGGCAGGTTCGGTCAAGAGCATGGCCCTGAAGGACTTCCAGTTCGTCACCAATGTCGACTACACAGGCTTTTTCATCTGCTCCAAGTTTGCTTCGCAGCAACTGGCCTTGCAGAATGCCGCTTCCCATGCCTACTACACCGATATCATTGCCATCTCCAGCAAATCGGGGTTGGAAGGTTCCAACAAGAACGGGGCGTACGCCGGGGCGAAATTCGGAACGATCGGGCTGACGCAGAGCTTTGCCCTGGAGCTGGTCGAAGACAATATCAAGGTGAATGCCGTATGCCCGGGCAACTTCTTGGATGGTCCGCTCTGGTCGGATCCTGAGAAGGGCCTGTTTGTGCAGTATCTTGCAGCGGGGAAGGTTCCCGGAGCCAAGACGATTGCAGATGTGAGACGGTTCTATGAGGCCAAGGTGCCCATGAATCGCGGGTGCAGGACCGAGGATGTCATGAAGGCGATCCTGTACATAGTCGAACAGACCTATGAGACTGGCCAGGCGGTCCCGGTGACCGGCGGGCAGGTCATGCTGAACTAG
- a CDS encoding zinc-binding dehydrogenase — MKTRAIRLYGVNDLRLEEFELPPIAQDEILAKVVTNSICMSDHKAAEQGASHKRVPNDIDKNPIMLGHEFCGEIVEVGEKWKSKFKVGSRFSIQPALNYQGTLDAPGYSFRYIGGDATYVIIPHQVMELDCLLPYDGEAFFLGSLAEPVSCVVGTFHAMYHTTNGSYVHDMGIVEGGNLAIIAGVGPMGLSAIDYALHNTGRKPGRLVVTDIDDARLARAQSLYSLEDAKANGVELIYLNTKNLADPVKTMMELTEGHGFDDVLVMAPVRALVEQADAILAKDGCLNFFAGPNKTDFSASMNFYNVHYGSTHIVGTSGGNTDDMRESLALMEKALINPAAMVTHIGGLPAVPEAVINLPSIPGGKKMMYTHLDFPLTALDDLAEIGKDNPLFAHLAVLVEKHNGLWNAEAEAYLMEHCTKRVKE; from the coding sequence ATGAAAACACGTGCTATCAGACTGTATGGCGTCAATGACCTGAGACTTGAGGAGTTTGAGCTTCCCCCCATCGCGCAGGATGAGATTCTTGCCAAGGTGGTCACCAACAGCATCTGCATGAGTGATCACAAGGCTGCAGAGCAGGGAGCAAGCCACAAGCGGGTGCCCAATGACATCGACAAGAACCCCATCATGCTCGGCCATGAGTTCTGTGGCGAGATAGTTGAGGTGGGTGAGAAGTGGAAATCCAAGTTCAAGGTTGGCTCGCGCTTCTCGATCCAGCCGGCTCTCAACTACCAGGGTACCCTCGATGCACCAGGCTATTCGTTCCGCTATATCGGAGGCGATGCCACCTACGTCATCATCCCTCATCAGGTGATGGAACTCGACTGCCTGCTTCCCTATGACGGAGAGGCTTTCTTCCTGGGCAGCCTTGCTGAGCCTGTTTCCTGTGTGGTGGGAACCTTCCATGCAATGTACCACACGACCAACGGCAGCTATGTCCACGATATGGGCATCGTCGAAGGCGGCAACCTTGCCATCATCGCCGGAGTGGGCCCGATGGGTCTCTCTGCCATCGACTACGCCCTGCACAACACCGGACGCAAGCCCGGCAGGCTTGTGGTGACCGATATTGATGATGCGCGGCTTGCCAGGGCACAGTCCTTGTACAGCCTCGAGGATGCCAAGGCAAATGGGGTGGAGTTGATCTACCTGAACACCAAAAACCTTGCAGACCCGGTGAAAACAATGATGGAGCTCACCGAGGGCCATGGCTTTGATGATGTGCTGGTCATGGCTCCGGTCCGTGCACTGGTTGAGCAGGCCGATGCCATTCTTGCCAAGGATGGGTGCCTGAACTTCTTTGCAGGTCCGAACAAGACCGATTTCTCAGCCAGCATGAACTTCTACAATGTGCACTACGGCTCCACCCACATCGTCGGCACCAGCGGTGGCAACACCGATGACATGCGCGAGTCGCTCGCCCTGATGGAGAAGGCTTTGATCAACCCGGCCGCCATGGTGACGCATATCGGTGGTCTTCCGGCCGTTCCTGAGGCGGTCATCAATCTTCCTTCCATCCCCGGTGGCAAGAAGATGATGTATACCCATCTTGATTTTCCGCTCACGGCCTTGGATGATCTGGCGGAAATCGGGAAAGACAATCCTTTGTTTGCCCACCTCGCGGTACTGGTTGAGAAACACAATGGCCTTTGGAATGCCGAGGCCGAGGCGTATCTCATGGAGCACTGCACCAAGCGCGTCAAGGAGTAA
- a CDS encoding rhamnulokinase family protein produces the protein MKKHIAIDLGASNGRVLVGDLSSFEVVHRFVTHNDQILGEFYWNIQGLFSEIKVGLRKAFALYGDAIASIGIDTWGVDYVLTDAKGSLVSLCYHYRDSRTDGLIEEVAQKLGGKMRIYEQTGIAFQPFNTLYQLRAMQRDRPQTLAAAAHYLSVPDLLAYWLTGVMSNERSHASTTQLYDPRTGTWAWKLIDELGLDRSLFSPIVDSGTVLGPLTVEVSHEVGAPASVVVIATAAHDTASAVAAVPSAEGETPLYISSGTWSLLGVELETPRMDEQALQSGFTNEVAASGKIRFLKNIMGMWIQQECVRHWEKEEGTEIAWKTLDEQTIACASYQGWIDPTDQRFLKPNTHDNLMVDRINSWCDEHGIGRPASKGEYMVAIYRGLAKAYAKAIKDLESVLETKFSSLYIIGGGCKNEILDQWTAAETGLTVYAGPVEATALGNLIVQAWAAGGISSLQEGRDQIRAQGMVKVFRP, from the coding sequence ATGAAGAAGCATATTGCCATCGATCTGGGGGCCTCCAACGGGCGGGTCCTGGTAGGGGACCTCTCCAGCTTTGAGGTGGTTCACCGGTTCGTCACCCACAATGACCAGATCCTGGGGGAGTTCTATTGGAACATCCAGGGTCTGTTCAGTGAGATCAAGGTTGGGCTTCGCAAGGCCTTCGCCCTCTATGGGGATGCGATTGCCTCCATCGGCATCGATACCTGGGGGGTGGACTACGTGCTCACTGATGCGAAGGGCAGCCTGGTCTCGTTGTGCTATCACTATCGTGACAGCCGCACCGACGGCCTGATCGAGGAGGTTGCCCAAAAGCTCGGTGGCAAGATGCGCATCTATGAGCAGACCGGCATTGCGTTCCAGCCGTTCAATACGCTCTACCAGCTGAGGGCGATGCAGCGCGATCGTCCCCAGACCCTTGCCGCTGCCGCCCACTATCTCTCGGTTCCCGATCTGCTTGCCTATTGGCTGACCGGGGTCATGAGCAATGAGCGCAGCCATGCATCGACGACCCAGCTCTACGATCCAAGGACAGGGACCTGGGCATGGAAGCTCATCGATGAGCTTGGGCTGGACCGTTCGCTCTTTTCCCCGATTGTGGACAGCGGAACCGTACTTGGGCCCCTGACGGTGGAAGTCTCCCACGAGGTGGGAGCTCCCGCTTCAGTGGTCGTCATCGCCACAGCAGCCCACGACACCGCCAGTGCGGTGGCTGCTGTTCCTTCAGCGGAGGGTGAGACGCCCCTATATATCTCCAGCGGCACCTGGTCGCTGCTGGGTGTTGAACTGGAAACTCCCCGCATGGATGAGCAAGCCCTGCAAAGCGGCTTCACCAATGAGGTCGCTGCAAGTGGGAAAATCCGGTTCCTCAAGAACATCATGGGGATGTGGATCCAGCAGGAGTGTGTGCGGCATTGGGAGAAAGAAGAGGGGACCGAGATCGCCTGGAAGACCTTGGATGAGCAGACAATCGCCTGCGCTTCCTATCAGGGATGGATCGACCCCACCGACCAACGGTTCCTCAAGCCAAACACCCATGACAATCTCATGGTCGACCGAATCAACAGCTGGTGTGATGAGCACGGTATCGGGCGTCCTGCCTCCAAGGGTGAGTACATGGTTGCCATCTACCGCGGCCTTGCGAAAGCGTATGCCAAAGCGATCAAGGATCTGGAGTCGGTGCTGGAAACAAAGTTCTCATCGCTGTACATCATCGGCGGTGGCTGCAAGAACGAGATTCTTGACCAGTGGACAGCTGCGGAGACCGGACTGACGGTGTATGCCGGACCTGTGGAGGCCACGGCTTTGGGCAACCTCATCGTCCAGGCATGGGCTGCCGGGGGGATTTCCAGCCTGCAGGAGGGACGTGACCAGATCAGGGCGCAAGGTATGGTGAAGGTGTTCCGGCCGTAG
- a CDS encoding substrate-binding domain-containing protein, whose protein sequence is MKKMVAILLVLALVCTGIFAQGSSESKSDSVKIGALIRNLNEQFVKDYADNLRKLAAEKGVELNLQDAQGDVARQLDQLNTLITQGYKYFVIIPQDTSATEQMAQQIKAAGGGASFSNIQPSVEALKVGKDFYLASSPELVAGQYQAQIIDEYFTKYPAKAPNKVLNILYLQGQLGHPAQISREAGLIDTLKSLGYTVNFIARDTADWSPDKAQEKMDTWLAAHSGKFNLVVAQNDGMALGAVESLITNGLVDNDPSDGTILTFPVIGIDATADALNSMDQNKLYATVLQDSVGQSSTAFELAYAMATKGTASGMTAWGIAPAKEVISEAPANDAAVIAQCYLVPFKPVTKANYKDLM, encoded by the coding sequence ATGAAAAAAATGGTGGCTATTCTCTTGGTGCTCGCACTGGTATGTACGGGTATCTTCGCCCAGGGTTCTTCCGAATCCAAGAGCGATTCGGTAAAGATCGGTGCCTTGATCCGCAACCTGAACGAACAGTTTGTCAAGGACTATGCGGACAACCTTCGCAAGCTCGCCGCTGAGAAGGGTGTGGAACTGAACCTTCAGGATGCACAGGGCGACGTCGCCCGTCAGCTCGACCAGCTGAACACCCTGATCACCCAGGGCTACAAGTATTTTGTGATCATCCCCCAGGATACCAGCGCTACTGAGCAGATGGCTCAGCAGATCAAGGCAGCCGGTGGTGGTGCTTCCTTCTCCAACATCCAGCCCTCCGTCGAGGCACTGAAGGTCGGAAAGGATTTCTATCTCGCTTCTTCCCCCGAATTGGTCGCAGGCCAGTATCAGGCTCAGATCATCGACGAGTACTTCACCAAGTATCCTGCCAAGGCTCCCAACAAGGTCCTGAACATTCTTTACCTCCAGGGCCAGCTTGGTCACCCCGCCCAGATCAGCCGTGAAGCCGGTCTCATCGATACCCTCAAGAGCCTCGGCTATACCGTGAACTTCATTGCCCGTGACACCGCTGACTGGTCACCGGACAAGGCTCAGGAAAAGATGGACACCTGGCTTGCAGCACACAGCGGCAAGTTCAACCTGGTCGTTGCACAGAACGACGGCATGGCACTCGGTGCTGTTGAGTCCCTGATCACCAACGGTCTGGTCGACAACGATCCTTCCGATGGCACCATCCTGACCTTCCCGGTCATCGGTATCGATGCCACCGCTGATGCCCTCAACTCCATGGATCAGAACAAGCTCTATGCAACCGTTCTGCAGGACTCCGTCGGTCAGAGCAGCACCGCTTTCGAGCTGGCATACGCCATGGCTACCAAGGGCACTGCCAGCGGCATGACCGCTTGGGGCATTGCACCGGCCAAGGAAGTGATCAGCGAAGCTCCGGCCAATGATGCAGCAGTCATTGCACAGTGCTACCTGGTACCCTTCAAGCCTGTTACCAAGGCCAATTACAAAGACCTGATGTAA
- a CDS encoding sugar ABC transporter ATP-binding protein, whose translation MSATYALEMESITKVFPGVRALDEVTLRVKPGTVHALMGENGAGKSTLMKCLFGIYKEDEGTIKLNGEVCHFKDSHDALKRGVSMIHQELSNVPERSVAQNLYLGREPLKGFGLIDHKKMNEDTADLLKRLEIDIKPERRIGSLSISMQQTCEIAKAVSYNSKVVVMDEPTSSLTDNEVAHLFKIIRQLREQNVAIVYISHKMEEIFAIADEVSVMRDGKMIGTYQTEELTNDKLISLMVGRDANLRFPSVSSTIGDVLLKVDNLCSPNPRSFQDVSFELHRGEILGIGGLVGAQRTELMEALFGVRATSSGTIVLKGEEISSMSPRKAIDHGMGMITEDRRGSGIFPLMNISSNTSIASLREYLSKLGLLKHKELKQASTRYNETLRTKTPTMETLIQNLSGGNQQKVIISRWLMTLPDILIMDEPTRGIDVGAKFEIYQIMSQLAQQGKAIIMVSSEMPELIGMSHRVMVLCSGRCTGILDKSECSQENIMRLATKFM comes from the coding sequence ATGAGTGCAACATATGCCCTGGAGATGGAATCTATCACCAAGGTATTCCCCGGAGTTCGGGCCTTGGATGAAGTCACACTTCGGGTTAAGCCGGGAACGGTGCATGCCCTGATGGGTGAGAATGGGGCTGGTAAGTCTACATTGATGAAGTGTCTGTTCGGTATTTACAAAGAGGATGAGGGAACCATCAAGCTCAATGGGGAAGTCTGCCATTTCAAGGACTCCCATGATGCGCTGAAGCGCGGTGTTTCCATGATCCACCAGGAGCTGTCCAACGTTCCCGAGCGGTCGGTTGCACAGAACCTCTATCTGGGTCGTGAGCCGCTCAAAGGTTTTGGACTCATAGACCACAAGAAAATGAACGAGGATACTGCTGACCTGCTCAAGCGTCTGGAGATAGACATCAAGCCGGAACGCAGGATCGGGTCGCTTTCCATCTCCATGCAGCAGACGTGCGAGATTGCAAAAGCGGTCTCCTACAATTCGAAGGTGGTGGTCATGGACGAGCCTACCAGCTCGCTGACCGACAACGAGGTTGCCCACCTGTTCAAGATTATCCGCCAATTGCGGGAGCAGAATGTGGCGATCGTCTACATCTCCCACAAGATGGAGGAGATTTTCGCCATTGCTGATGAGGTGAGCGTCATGCGTGACGGTAAGATGATCGGTACCTACCAGACGGAAGAGCTTACCAACGACAAGCTGATTTCCCTGATGGTTGGGCGCGATGCAAACCTACGGTTTCCTTCAGTTTCCAGCACCATCGGTGATGTGCTCCTGAAAGTTGACAACCTTTGCTCCCCGAATCCCCGTTCATTTCAGGATGTCTCCTTTGAACTCCACCGTGGCGAAATCCTGGGTATCGGCGGGCTTGTCGGTGCCCAGCGTACCGAGTTGATGGAAGCGCTTTTCGGGGTTCGTGCGACCAGCTCGGGAACGATTGTGCTCAAGGGGGAGGAGATCTCTTCCATGAGCCCACGAAAGGCGATCGACCACGGCATGGGCATGATCACCGAGGATAGGAGAGGGAGCGGGATCTTTCCCTTGATGAACATCTCCTCCAATACCAGCATCGCCAGTCTCCGGGAGTACCTGTCAAAGCTCGGTTTGCTCAAGCACAAGGAGCTGAAGCAAGCTTCCACACGCTACAACGAAACCTTGCGGACCAAGACTCCGACGATGGAGACGCTGATCCAGAATCTGTCGGGGGGAAACCAGCAGAAGGTCATCATCAGCCGATGGCTGATGACGTTGCCGGACATTCTCATCATGGATGAGCCGACAAGAGGCATCGATGTCGGTGCCAAGTTTGAGATTTATCAGATCATGAGCCAGTTGGCCCAGCAGGGGAAGGCCATCATCATGGTCTCCTCCGAGATGCCTGAGTTGATCGGCATGTCCCATCGGGTCATGGTTCTCTGCTCCGGTCGTTGCACCGGTATCCTGGACAAGAGCGAGTGCTCCCAGGAGAACATCATGCGTCTTGCCACCAAGTTCATGTAA
- a CDS encoding ABC transporter permease, whose protein sequence is METKKLLSDGKKIASQYTTWVTFVGLLLLLSILTKGNALKWNSIRNLLIAESVRSFAALGVGMIIITKGIDLSIGYVVCLTASVAASFAQNPDYSSAIYAGQTFPLIVPIVAAVAAGGLFGLFNGYLIAYGKLPPFIATLGSMSIAKGLQLIYTKAAVVGSLNQNFKNISQGSVGPVPNLIIYVIIAAFIVWVFLRHTRQGTHFYAIGGNSQAARVSGINVERDLMMVYFYAGLLYGIAGTLLASRLGLANSLTANGMELDAIAAVTVGGVSQSGGVGTVGGMMVGVFTMGLINYGMSFLGVDSYYQQLVKGLIIIVAVYFDMKKYARRS, encoded by the coding sequence ATGGAAACCAAGAAATTGCTTAGCGATGGCAAGAAGATTGCCAGCCAATATACGACCTGGGTCACCTTTGTGGGATTGCTTCTGCTTCTTTCCATCCTGACGAAAGGCAATGCCTTGAAGTGGAACAGCATTCGCAACCTTCTGATCGCTGAATCGGTTCGCTCGTTTGCCGCCCTTGGCGTGGGCATGATCATCATCACCAAGGGTATCGACCTTTCCATCGGGTATGTTGTCTGTCTGACTGCCAGTGTTGCAGCCTCGTTTGCACAGAATCCTGACTACTCGTCAGCCATCTATGCCGGACAGACCTTCCCGCTCATCGTTCCCATCGTGGCCGCAGTGGCCGCAGGCGGGCTCTTCGGCCTCTTCAATGGGTATCTGATCGCCTACGGCAAGCTCCCTCCCTTCATCGCCACCCTGGGCTCGATGTCCATCGCCAAGGGGTTGCAGCTGATCTACACCAAGGCTGCGGTTGTTGGCTCACTGAACCAGAATTTCAAGAATATCAGCCAAGGCAGTGTAGGCCCTGTCCCCAATCTGATCATCTATGTCATCATCGCAGCCTTCATTGTCTGGGTCTTCCTGCGCCATACACGCCAAGGAACCCACTTCTATGCCATCGGCGGCAACTCCCAGGCTGCCCGGGTTTCCGGAATCAACGTCGAGCGCGACCTCATGATGGTTTACTTCTACGCTGGTTTGCTCTATGGTATTGCAGGAACCTTGCTTGCCAGTCGCTTGGGGCTCGCGAACTCCCTGACTGCCAACGGCATGGAACTTGATGCCATCGCAGCGGTCACCGTCGGCGGTGTTTCCCAAAGCGGTGGTGTGGGAACCGTAGGTGGCATGATGGTCGGTGTATTCACCATGGGCCTCATCAACTACGGAATGTCCTTCCTGGGTGTCGACAGCTACTATCAGCAGCTGGTCAAGGGTTTGATCATCATCGTTGCGGTATACTTCGATATGAAGAAGTATGCCAGACGCAGCTAG
- a CDS encoding LacI family DNA-binding transcriptional regulator, translating to MPDAASGGLCMGKSENATIKDVAKLAGVSIATVSRVLNKLGVVNPETERRVLSAVNMLHYQRNAVARSLKLKETKSIGIMVPEISNTFFTEIVEQLEKLLGPLGYALLLCSSENSVDEEKRKLSLLLERNVDALLVIPVSDIGSHFNSPSLEHTPLVMLDRKIDGLSCDVVLTDNRKGAYDVTCALIREGRTRIGFLGGDNHVHTSVERLHGFLDAMRDHHLEVESEFILLGGMTQKAGYTLAEQLLTMSNCPDTFFMVNDMVHIGATSYLMSNAPKTFRSNLAFATFDYLYYAPLLKFCHYAVGQPLQLMGESAAQLLIRRMEGDREGFPATVVIEPVIHVMKENGGMVTDEKSMASTSAHSPRFEKVFS from the coding sequence ATGCCAGACGCAGCTAGCGGGGGTTTGTGCATGGGCAAGAGTGAGAACGCCACCATCAAAGATGTCGCCAAATTGGCGGGCGTCTCCATTGCCACGGTAAGCAGGGTGCTCAACAAGCTTGGTGTGGTGAATCCTGAGACGGAACGAAGAGTGCTCAGTGCGGTCAATATGCTGCACTACCAGCGCAATGCGGTGGCCCGCTCGCTCAAGCTCAAGGAGACCAAGAGCATCGGAATCATGGTTCCTGAGATTTCCAATACGTTCTTCACCGAGATTGTGGAACAGCTGGAGAAGTTGCTTGGTCCCCTGGGCTATGCACTTCTCTTGTGCAGCTCGGAAAACTCGGTTGATGAGGAGAAGCGGAAGCTCTCTCTCCTGCTTGAGCGGAATGTCGATGCCCTTCTGGTGATACCGGTCAGTGACATCGGCAGTCATTTCAATTCCCCTTCCTTGGAACATACCCCCTTGGTCATGCTCGACCGAAAGATTGATGGTCTTTCCTGTGATGTGGTGCTCACTGACAACCGCAAGGGTGCCTACGATGTGACCTGTGCCCTGATCCGTGAGGGAAGGACGCGCATCGGCTTTCTGGGTGGAGACAACCATGTCCATACGTCTGTGGAGCGTTTGCACGGGTTTTTGGACGCAATGCGCGACCATCATCTTGAGGTGGAGAGTGAGTTCATTCTCCTGGGCGGCATGACGCAGAAAGCGGGCTATACCCTGGCCGAGCAACTGTTGACCATGAGCAACTGTCCCGACACGTTTTTCATGGTGAATGACATGGTCCATATCGGTGCCACCAGCTACCTGATGAGCAATGCTCCCAAAACGTTCCGCTCAAACCTGGCTTTTGCAACCTTCGACTATCTCTACTATGCCCCGTTGCTCAAGTTCTGCCACTATGCAGTCGGACAGCCCTTGCAGCTGATGGGTGAATCTGCAGCACAGCTGTTGATTCGCAGGATGGAAGGGGACCGGGAAGGCTTTCCTGCCACCGTGGTGATCGAGCCGGTCATCCATGTCATGAAGGAGAACGGGGGGATGGTTACCGATGAGAAGTCCATGGCTTCCACCTCAGCACACTCCCCCCGCTTCGAGAAGGTCTTCAGCTAG
- a CDS encoding zinc-binding dehydrogenase: MSKHTMKGATLPGNSTVAFAEYDIPKPGHGQVLVKTKCTTICGSDIRCIYREHLGKGPEGYQGVIAGHEPCGQIVEEGPGLKRFKKGDRVIVYHISGCGVCHECRQGFMISCTSDKRAAYGWQRDGGMAEYILCDEKDLVYLPEELTYADGAQVACGFGTVYEAIEKVGVSGNDAVLVVGLGPVGLAALMLAKAMGANMLIGIEREPSRIELAKKLGLVDHVFTPSEQNVAQIKALTGGNGVERAFDCSASDPGRATAIRATRKWGKIAFVGEGGTVHFNPSEDMLHDQKTIYGSWVTSIWKMEDLVERLVRWNIHPEDLITHRFSLDKADEAYALMASGACGKVAVCFDEELPS; the protein is encoded by the coding sequence ATGAGCAAGCACACCATGAAAGGGGCGACGCTTCCGGGCAACAGCACGGTGGCTTTCGCCGAGTATGACATTCCCAAGCCGGGGCACGGACAGGTCTTGGTCAAGACCAAATGCACCACCATCTGCGGCAGCGACATCCGCTGCATCTACCGTGAACACTTGGGAAAGGGCCCTGAGGGGTATCAGGGAGTCATTGCCGGGCACGAACCCTGTGGCCAGATTGTGGAGGAAGGACCGGGCCTCAAGCGCTTCAAGAAGGGCGACCGTGTCATCGTCTACCACATCAGCGGTTGCGGAGTCTGCCATGAGTGCCGACAGGGCTTCATGATCAGCTGCACCAGCGACAAGCGGGCAGCCTATGGCTGGCAGCGCGACGGGGGTATGGCCGAGTACATTCTCTGTGATGAGAAGGATCTCGTGTATCTTCCTGAAGAGCTCACCTATGCTGATGGTGCCCAGGTAGCCTGTGGCTTCGGTACCGTGTACGAGGCGATCGAGAAAGTAGGGGTAAGCGGAAACGATGCGGTACTGGTCGTAGGTCTCGGACCGGTGGGTCTTGCAGCACTGATGTTGGCTAAGGCCATGGGAGCGAACATGCTCATCGGCATTGAACGGGAGCCATCACGCATCGAGCTTGCAAAGAAACTTGGCTTGGTTGACCACGTCTTCACCCCCAGCGAGCAAAACGTTGCACAGATCAAGGCACTCACCGGCGGCAACGGGGTTGAGCGGGCTTTTGACTGCTCAGCAAGCGACCCTGGAAGAGCCACTGCCATCAGGGCAACACGCAAGTGGGGCAAGATTGCCTTCGTCGGGGAAGGCGGAACAGTGCATTTCAATCCGAGTGAGGACATGCTCCATGACCAGAAGACCATCTATGGAAGCTGGGTCACCAGCATCTGGAAGATGGAGGATCTGGTGGAGCGCTTGGTTCGATGGAACATCCATCCGGAGGACCTGATAACCCACCGCTTCAGCCTGGACAAGGCGGATGAGGCCTATGCCTTGATGGCTAGCGGAGCATGCGGGAAAGTGGCTGTCTGTTTTGACGAGGAGCTTCCTAGCTGA
- a CDS encoding aldo/keto reductase yields MDMPIIGVGTFGSDHISSLEMAQAVKLALEIGYRNIDCASVYGNEREIGQVLAQSGIPRDQLWITSKVWNDSHAYQKVIASAKQSLKDLRLDYLDLYLVHWPFPNFHPPMCDVTSRSPDARPYLHEQFMETWSAMEALAKEGLVRHIGTSNMTKAKLELLLASASIRPFANEMELHPLFGQYELLSYVQEQGIRAIGYSPLGSPNRPERDTTSEDKVDMDHPVVKELASKHNCHPAAICLKWAMGNGIVPIPQSTKERNLRSNFLSVHEDPLTREELELLKTIDCNNRLIKGQVFLWEGADSYHDLWDEDGIIPIPERYRKGGVR; encoded by the coding sequence ATGGATATGCCCATCATCGGAGTGGGAACCTTCGGTTCAGACCACATCAGCAGTCTTGAGATGGCACAAGCAGTAAAGCTTGCCCTTGAGATAGGATACAGGAACATCGACTGTGCCAGCGTATACGGCAACGAGCGGGAGATCGGACAGGTGCTGGCGCAAAGCGGCATTCCACGCGACCAGCTCTGGATAACCAGCAAAGTATGGAATGACAGCCATGCGTACCAGAAGGTGATCGCATCGGCAAAGCAGAGCCTGAAGGACCTGAGGTTGGACTACCTTGACCTGTATCTTGTCCATTGGCCCTTCCCCAACTTCCATCCACCGATGTGTGACGTGACCAGCCGAAGTCCGGATGCCCGTCCCTACCTCCATGAGCAGTTCATGGAAACCTGGTCGGCCATGGAAGCTTTGGCCAAGGAAGGCTTGGTACGGCATATCGGGACAAGCAACATGACCAAGGCCAAGCTGGAGCTCCTGCTTGCAAGTGCTTCGATCCGACCCTTTGCCAATGAGATGGAACTGCATCCGCTCTTCGGCCAGTATGAGCTGCTCTCCTATGTACAGGAACAAGGCATCAGGGCCATCGGCTACAGCCCCCTCGGCTCACCGAACCGACCTGAGCGTGACACCACCAGCGAAGACAAGGTGGATATGGATCATCCTGTGGTCAAGGAGCTTGCAAGCAAGCACAACTGCCATCCTGCAGCCATCTGCCTCAAGTGGGCAATGGGAAACGGCATAGTCCCGATTCCCCAATCCACGAAGGAACGCAATCTCAGAAGCAACTTCCTCAGCGTCCACGAAGATCCGCTGACACGTGAGGAACTAGAGCTCCTGAAGACCATAGACTGCAACAACCGCCTGATAAAGGGACAGGTCTTTCTCTGGGAAGGCGCTGATTCCTATCATGACCTATGGGACGAGGACGGGATCATCCCGATCCCCGAACGCTATCGGAAAGGAGGAGTACGATGA